A section of the Deltaproteobacteria bacterium genome encodes:
- a CDS encoding ferritin, with product MVKLWRCEICGDPYIGSAPPQNCPFCGAHLPYIREAKQMVVSFDVTLSDKDRANAEYALQVEVSNA from the coding sequence GTGAAATTTGCGGAGATCCCTATATCGGAAGTGCACCACCGCAGAACTGCCCCTTTTGTGGTGCTCATCTTCCCTATATTAGGGAAGCGAAACAGATGGTCGTGAGCTTTGATGTTACGCTCTCTGACAAAGACAGGGCCAATGCTGAATATGCCCTTCAGGTAGAAGTAAGTAATGCT